In one Streptomyces sp. NBC_01288 genomic region, the following are encoded:
- a CDS encoding FAD-dependent monooxygenase has translation MPVPAWHPSRITLLGDAVHAMSPAGGIGANTALRDAGLLAAALGKAAHGRPIIDALADYESVMTGCGFDAVRTSADNGRRMLGQDPLPRS, from the coding sequence GTGCCCGTCCCCGCATGGCACCCGAGCCGCATCACGCTGCTCGGGGACGCTGTCCACGCGATGAGCCCGGCAGGCGGGATCGGCGCGAACACCGCCCTGCGCGACGCCGGCCTGCTCGCCGCCGCGCTGGGGAAGGCAGCCCATGGCCGGCCGATCATCGACGCGCTCGCCGACTACGAATCCGTGATGACCGGATGTGGATTCGACGCGGTGCGCACCTCGGCCGACAACGGACGGCGCATGCTCGGCCAGGACCCATTGCCGAGGTCCTGA
- a CDS encoding citrate synthase: MSDNSVVLRYGDGEYTYPVIDSTVGDKGFDIGKLRAQTGLVTLDSGYGNTAAYKSAITYLDGEQGILRYRGYPIEQLAERSTFVEVAYLLINGELPTVDELTVFKNDITQHTLLHEDVKNFYKGFPRDAHPMAMLSSVVSALSTFYQDSHNPFDEKQRNLSTIRLLAKLPTIAAYAYKKSIGHPFVYPRNDLGYVENFLRMTFSVPAQEYDLDPVVVSALDKLLILHADHEQNCSTSTVRLVGSSQANMFASISAGINALWGPLHGGANQSVLEMLEGIQANGGDVDSFIRKVKNKEDGVRLMGFGHRVYKSFDPRAKIIKAAAHDVLSALGKSDELLDIALKLEGHALSDDYFVSRNLYPNVDFYTGLIYRAMGFPAEMFTVLFALGRLPGWIAQWHEMIKEPGSRIGRPRQIYTGVVERDFIPVEGR; the protein is encoded by the coding sequence GTGAGCGACAACTCTGTAGTACTGCGGTACGGCGACGGCGAGTACACCTACCCGGTGATCGACAGCACCGTCGGCGACAAGGGCTTCGACATCGGGAAGCTCCGCGCCCAGACCGGTCTGGTGACGCTGGACAGCGGTTACGGGAACACCGCCGCCTATAAATCCGCCATCACCTACCTCGACGGTGAGCAGGGCATCCTCCGGTACCGCGGCTACCCGATCGAGCAGCTGGCCGAGCGCTCCACCTTCGTGGAGGTCGCCTACCTGCTCATCAACGGCGAGCTGCCGACCGTCGACGAGCTCACCGTGTTCAAGAACGACATCACGCAGCACACCCTGCTGCACGAGGACGTCAAGAACTTCTACAAGGGCTTCCCGCGCGACGCCCACCCGATGGCGATGCTGTCGTCGGTCGTCTCGGCGCTGTCCACCTTCTACCAGGACAGCCACAACCCGTTCGACGAGAAGCAGCGCAACCTCTCCACGATCCGGCTGCTCGCCAAGCTCCCGACGATCGCGGCGTACGCGTACAAGAAGTCGATCGGCCACCCGTTCGTCTACCCGCGCAACGACCTCGGCTACGTCGAGAACTTCCTGCGCATGACCTTCTCGGTCCCGGCGCAGGAGTACGACCTCGACCCGGTCGTCGTCTCCGCGCTCGACAAGCTGCTGATCCTGCACGCGGACCACGAGCAGAACTGCTCCACGTCCACGGTCCGCCTCGTCGGCTCCTCGCAGGCCAACATGTTCGCGTCGATCTCGGCCGGCATCAACGCGCTGTGGGGCCCGCTGCACGGCGGCGCCAACCAGTCGGTCCTGGAGATGCTGGAAGGCATCCAGGCGAACGGCGGCGATGTCGACTCCTTCATCCGCAAGGTGAAGAACAAGGAGGACGGCGTCCGCCTGATGGGCTTCGGCCACCGGGTGTACAAGTCCTTCGACCCGCGCGCGAAGATCATCAAGGCGGCGGCGCACGACGTCCTCTCGGCCCTCGGCAAGTCCGACGAGTTGCTGGACATCGCTCTGAAGCTCGAAGGGCACGCGCTGTCGGACGACTACTTCGTCTCGCGCAACCTCTACCCGAACGTCGACTTCTACACCGGCCTGATCTACCGGGCCATGGGCTTCCCGGCCGAGATGTTCACGGTCCTGTTCGCCCTGGGCCGCCTGCCGGGCTGGATCGCCCAGTGGCACGAGATGATCAAGGAGCCGGGTTCTCGTATCGGGCGCCCGCGCCAGATTTACACGGGTGTCGTCGAGCGGGACTTCATCCCGGTCGAGGGTCGCTGA
- a CDS encoding ATP-binding protein, with product MRRTLCGNAGPRKRTAPSCHDGRGRATAGALQPPIAEPELMHARKPRPCPGKYCLYVPNDLRAVTVSRRTLRLILTVHGLIRLADTSELLATELVANAVLHAEGPAALRVGWSAGVLRFGAWDADPEPPEPPRALEELGDAEDGRGLALVRVCTDQWGWQPLSRHGRRGKLVWCELAAA from the coding sequence ATGCGACGCACACTCTGCGGAAATGCCGGACCCCGGAAGCGCACCGCCCCGTCCTGCCATGACGGCCGCGGCAGAGCCACAGCCGGCGCTCTCCAACCCCCCATCGCCGAACCGGAGTTGATGCATGCCCGAAAACCCCGCCCGTGCCCTGGGAAGTACTGCCTCTACGTCCCGAACGACCTGCGTGCCGTCACCGTCAGCCGCCGCACCCTCCGGCTGATCCTCACCGTGCACGGACTGATCCGGCTGGCCGACACCTCCGAGCTTCTCGCGACGGAGTTGGTGGCCAACGCCGTACTGCACGCGGAGGGGCCCGCCGCCCTGCGGGTGGGCTGGTCGGCGGGGGTGCTGCGGTTCGGGGCCTGGGACGCCGATCCCGAACCGCCGGAGCCACCAAGGGCGTTGGAGGAACTCGGTGACGCGGAGGACGGGCGCGGTCTCGCGTTGGTCCGGGTCTGTACCGATCAGTGGGGCTGGCAGCCGTTGTCCCGGCACGGCAGGCGGGGGAAGCTCGTGTGGTGCGAGCTCGCTGCGGCTTGA
- a CDS encoding PrsW family intramembrane metalloprotease, which produces MTYSPPPGAPRARIPGPQQPPPTYPQIRTGLWKHCLGGGLALWVLTALVTYATKNTTLLPTLILLGSFLVPVTFVLWAYERHGRDLGVSVILGCFLTGGTLGVLGASVMEYYLLHPSLWMFVGVGLIEEAVKLGALMFVLRRQPRLHGMRAGLILGATVGFGFAALESAGYAFNAAVSAKGIDLRALLETEILRGVLAPFGHGLWTAIAGGVLLTYRQLNGRFRFTAPVVGTYVGVSLLHALWDSTHGIAIWLVARLSGTGLDRQLFAQGYIPTPTDRQEHLFTMFSVGGMVLVALLGIAWVRSLARRDPSWRNTP; this is translated from the coding sequence GTGACCTACTCTCCGCCGCCCGGTGCGCCCCGGGCCCGTATCCCCGGGCCGCAGCAGCCGCCGCCGACGTACCCCCAGATCCGCACCGGCCTGTGGAAGCACTGCCTGGGCGGCGGGCTGGCGCTGTGGGTGCTGACCGCGCTGGTCACGTACGCGACGAAGAACACCACCCTGCTGCCGACGCTGATCCTGCTCGGCAGCTTCCTGGTGCCGGTGACCTTCGTCCTGTGGGCGTACGAACGGCACGGGCGCGACCTGGGCGTCAGCGTGATCCTGGGCTGCTTCCTGACCGGCGGCACGCTCGGGGTGCTGGGCGCCTCGGTGATGGAGTACTACCTGTTGCACCCCTCCTTGTGGATGTTCGTCGGCGTCGGTCTCATCGAGGAGGCCGTGAAGCTGGGGGCGCTGATGTTCGTGCTGCGCCGGCAGCCCCGGCTGCACGGGATGCGTGCCGGGCTGATCCTCGGCGCGACGGTCGGCTTCGGGTTCGCCGCCCTGGAGAGCGCCGGGTACGCCTTCAACGCGGCCGTCTCCGCGAAGGGCATCGATCTGCGCGCGCTCCTGGAGACCGAGATCCTGCGCGGGGTCCTCGCCCCCTTCGGGCACGGCCTGTGGACGGCGATCGCGGGTGGCGTGCTGCTCACGTACCGGCAGTTGAACGGGCGCTTCCGGTTCACCGCGCCGGTCGTCGGCACGTATGTCGGCGTCTCCTTGCTGCACGCCCTGTGGGATTCGACGCACGGCATCGCCATCTGGCTGGTGGCCCGGCTCTCGGGCACGGGCCTGGACAGACAGCTCTTCGCCCAGGGGTACATCCCGACCCCGACCGACCGACAGGAGCATCTGTTCACGATGTTCTCGGTGGGCGGGATGGTGCTCGTGGCCCTGCTCGGCATCGCCTGGGTGCGGTCGCTGGCCCGGCGCGACCCCTCTTGGAGAAATACCCCCTAG
- a CDS encoding DUF397 domain-containing protein, whose product MDNWRKSSYSGEGDGNSCVEIANTPTQVAVRDTKTPSRATLTFPTPTFTTFMEALKQHPHP is encoded by the coding sequence ATGGACAACTGGCGGAAGTCGTCCTACTCCGGCGAAGGCGACGGCAACAGCTGCGTGGAGATTGCGAACACCCCCACCCAAGTAGCGGTCCGCGACACGAAAACCCCCTCCAGGGCCACCCTCACCTTCCCCACCCCCACCTTCACCACCTTCATGGAAGCCCTGAAACAGCACCCCCACCCCTGA
- a CDS encoding heavy-metal-associated domain-containing protein, whose amino-acid sequence MTAQTDTQGSVTTVYKVSGMSCGHCEGSVSGEISGLPGVTSVKAVASTGEVTVVSAAPLDDETVRAAVDEAGFELVDQA is encoded by the coding sequence ATGACCGCCCAGACCGACACCCAGGGTTCCGTCACCACCGTCTACAAGGTGAGCGGGATGAGCTGCGGACACTGCGAGGGCTCCGTCTCCGGCGAGATCTCCGGGCTGCCGGGCGTCACCTCGGTGAAGGCCGTCGCGTCGACCGGCGAGGTCACGGTCGTGTCGGCCGCCCCGCTCGACGACGAGACCGTCCGCGCGGCGGTCGACGAGGCGGGCTTCGAGCTCGTCGACCAGGCCTGA
- the recD2 gene encoding SF1B family DNA helicase RecD2, which translates to MSNQAAKPGPPAGERHLAVLEGTLERITYANEENGYTVARVDTGRGGGDLLTVVGALLGAQAGESLRMEGRWGSHPQYGKQFTVENYTTLLPATIQGIRRYLGSGLVKGIGPVFADRITQHFGLDTLQIIEDEPKRLIEVPGLGPKRTKKIAEAWEEQKAIKEVMLFLQTVEVSTSIAVRIYKKYGDASISIVKNQPYRLASDVWGIGFLTADKIAQSVGIPHDSPERVKAGLQYALSQATDQGNCYLPEERLIADAVKLLQVDTGLVIECLAELALPDEESGDPGVVREKVPGPDGDSEPVTAVYLVPFHRAELSLAAQLRRLLHTTADRMPGFHDVAWDKALGWLKGKTGVELAPEQEAAVKLALTKKVAVLTGGPGCGKSFTVRSIVELARAKKAKVVLAAPTGRAAKRLAELTGAEASTVHRLLELKPGGDAAYDKDRPLDADLVVVDEASMLDLLLANKLVKAVPPGAHILFVGDVDQLPSVGAGEVLRDLLADGGPIPAVRLTRVFRQAQQSGVITNAHRINSGQQPVTDGMKDFFLFVEDDTEETGRLTVDVAARRIPAKFGLDPRRDVQVLAPMHRGPAGAGNLNGLLQQAITPGRPDVPEKRFGGRVFRVGDKVTQIRNNYEKGENGVFNGTVGVVTSLDPVDQRLTVLTDEDEEVPYEFDELDELAHAYAVTIHRSQGSEYPAVVIPVTTGAWMMLQRNLLYTAVTRAKQLVVLVGSRKAIGQAVRTVSAGRRCTALDFRLSMKNDRSNESGRSHSTS; encoded by the coding sequence ATGTCCAACCAGGCGGCAAAACCGGGGCCCCCCGCAGGCGAGCGCCACCTCGCCGTCCTCGAAGGCACCCTGGAACGCATCACCTACGCCAACGAGGAGAACGGCTACACGGTCGCCCGCGTCGACACCGGCCGAGGCGGCGGCGATCTCCTCACCGTCGTAGGCGCGCTGCTCGGCGCCCAGGCCGGTGAATCCCTGCGCATGGAGGGCCGTTGGGGCTCGCACCCCCAGTACGGCAAGCAGTTCACCGTGGAGAACTACACAACACTCCTCCCCGCCACGATCCAGGGCATCCGGCGCTACCTCGGCTCCGGCCTCGTCAAGGGCATCGGCCCCGTCTTCGCCGACCGCATCACCCAGCACTTCGGCCTGGACACCCTCCAGATCATCGAGGACGAACCCAAGCGCCTCATCGAGGTCCCCGGGCTCGGACCAAAACGCACCAAGAAGATCGCCGAGGCCTGGGAGGAGCAGAAGGCGATCAAGGAGGTCATGCTCTTCCTCCAGACCGTCGAGGTGTCGACGTCGATCGCGGTCCGCATCTACAAGAAGTACGGCGACGCCTCGATCTCGATAGTGAAGAACCAGCCGTACCGCCTCGCCTCCGACGTCTGGGGCATCGGTTTCCTCACCGCCGACAAGATCGCCCAGTCCGTAGGCATCCCGCACGACAGCCCGGAACGCGTCAAGGCAGGCCTCCAGTACGCCCTTTCGCAGGCCACCGACCAGGGCAACTGCTACCTCCCCGAAGAGCGGCTCATCGCCGACGCGGTGAAGCTCCTGCAAGTCGACACCGGCCTCGTCATCGAGTGCCTCGCCGAACTCGCCCTCCCGGACGAGGAGTCGGGCGACCCCGGGGTCGTACGCGAAAAAGTCCCCGGCCCCGACGGCGACTCGGAACCCGTCACCGCCGTCTACCTGGTCCCCTTCCACCGCGCCGAACTCTCCCTCGCCGCCCAGCTTCGCCGCCTGCTGCACACCACCGCGGACCGCATGCCCGGCTTCCACGACGTGGCCTGGGACAAGGCGCTGGGATGGCTGAAGGGGAAGACGGGCGTGGAGCTCGCGCCCGAGCAAGAGGCCGCCGTCAAGCTCGCGTTGACCAAGAAAGTCGCCGTCCTCACCGGCGGTCCCGGCTGCGGAAAGTCATTCACGGTCCGCTCGATCGTCGAGCTGGCCCGCGCCAAGAAGGCCAAGGTCGTCCTCGCCGCCCCCACCGGCCGCGCCGCCAAACGCCTCGCCGAACTCACCGGCGCCGAGGCCTCAACTGTCCACCGCCTGCTGGAACTCAAGCCCGGCGGCGACGCGGCGTACGACAAGGACCGCCCCCTGGACGCCGACCTGGTCGTGGTCGACGAGGCCTCCATGCTCGACCTCCTCTTGGCCAACAAGCTGGTGAAGGCGGTCCCCCCAGGAGCACACATCCTCTTCGTCGGAGACGTGGACCAGCTCCCCAGCGTCGGCGCCGGCGAGGTGCTGCGCGACCTGCTGGCCGACGGCGGTCCGATCCCCGCCGTACGCCTCACGCGCGTGTTCCGCCAGGCCCAGCAGTCCGGCGTGATCACCAACGCGCACCGGATCAACTCCGGGCAGCAGCCGGTCACCGACGGGATGAAGGACTTCTTCCTCTTCGTCGAGGACGACACGGAGGAGACCGGCCGGCTCACCGTGGACGTGGCGGCGCGGCGGATTCCGGCCAAGTTCGGGCTCGACCCGCGCCGGGACGTACAGGTCCTCGCGCCCATGCACCGGGGACCGGCGGGCGCGGGCAACCTCAACGGCCTGCTGCAACAGGCGATCACGCCCGGCCGCCCCGACGTCCCCGAGAAGCGGTTCGGCGGCCGGGTCTTCCGCGTCGGCGACAAGGTCACCCAGATCCGCAACAACTACGAGAAGGGCGAGAACGGCGTCTTCAACGGCACGGTGGGCGTCGTCACTTCACTCGACCCGGTGGACCAGCGCCTCACCGTGCTGACGGACGAGGACGAGGAAGTGCCGTACGAATTCGACGAACTCGACGAGCTGGCGCACGCGTACGCGGTGACCATCCACCGCTCCCAGGGCAGCGAGTACCCGGCCGTGGTGATCCCGGTCACCACGGGCGCGTGGATGATGCTTCAGCGGAACCTTTTGTATACGGCCGTCACCCGGGCCAAACAGCTGGTTGTGCTGGTCGGATCGCGCAAGGCGATCGGACAGGCCGTGCGCACGGTGTCGGCGGGACGACGCTGCACGGCACTGGACTTCAGACTGAGCATGAAAAATGATCGATCAAATGAGTCAGGAAGGTCACACAGCACTTCCTGA
- a CDS encoding helix-turn-helix domain-containing protein: MRREPTARQLRLATELRRLREAAGLSSREAAALLGVSPAQITHIESALAGVSEQRLRRLASHYACTDAEFVDALVAMATDRTRGWWEEYRGLLPTSFLDLAELEHHAVFLRDVAILYVPGRLQTEDYARAVFGSRLPELTHEELDLRVSHRTARQQIVIPHEVVIHEAALRIRVGDRATAKAQLRRLLELSEADHITLRVVPFDLDGFAKASSTMTYAGGPLPKLDTVARDAPHGSVLIDSEAQLNTYRTSFRRVEAASLEPERSREFIHKLAKEL, encoded by the coding sequence TTGAGGCGCGAACCAACGGCCCGCCAGTTGCGTCTGGCCACTGAGCTACGCAGGCTCCGCGAAGCGGCAGGACTCAGCTCCCGTGAGGCGGCTGCTCTGCTCGGAGTGAGCCCGGCTCAGATCACACACATCGAGTCGGCTCTCGCGGGAGTGAGCGAGCAGCGGCTTCGGCGCCTTGCATCCCACTACGCCTGCACGGACGCGGAGTTCGTGGATGCTCTGGTCGCGATGGCGACCGACCGGACGCGAGGCTGGTGGGAGGAGTACCGAGGTCTGCTGCCCACATCGTTCCTGGACCTCGCAGAGTTGGAGCACCATGCCGTGTTCCTGCGCGACGTGGCGATCCTGTATGTACCGGGCCGATTGCAGACGGAGGACTACGCCCGCGCCGTCTTCGGATCCAGGCTGCCCGAACTCACCCATGAAGAGCTGGACTTGCGCGTCTCCCACCGCACGGCACGCCAGCAGATCGTCATCCCGCACGAGGTTGTCATTCACGAGGCGGCGCTGCGCATCAGGGTCGGCGACCGTGCCACAGCAAAGGCTCAGCTCCGTCGGCTGCTTGAGCTTTCCGAAGCGGATCACATCACCCTGCGTGTCGTCCCCTTCGACCTGGACGGCTTCGCCAAAGCCTCAAGCACGATGACGTATGCGGGCGGCCCGCTGCCGAAGCTGGACACCGTGGCCCGTGATGCGCCCCATGGCTCGGTCCTCATCGATTCCGAGGCTCAGCTCAACACCTACCGAACAAGCTTCCGTAGAGTGGAGGCCGCGTCACTCGAACCCGAACGGTCACGCGAATTCATCCACAAGCTGGCGAAAGAGCTGTGA
- a CDS encoding LacI family DNA-binding transcriptional regulator: protein MASIKDVAAEAGVSVATVSRVLNDHPSVSDDARTRVLAAVEALGYRPNAVARSLRTDQTRTLGLVISDVLNPYFTELARSVEEEARALGYSVIIGNADERPELQDHHVRTLLDRRIDGLLVSPTDGGSPGMLDAARAGTPMVFVDRWIPGLDVPVVRADGRAAIRDLVAHLHGLGHRRLAIIGGPAATTTGSERVAAFRDALGEYGIPLPGVYIGQGDFQVESGRRVTEGFLDLPEPPEVVFAADNLMALGALDAVRARGLRVPEDLALAAFDDIRWFVHTDPPITAIAQPTGDLGRAAVRALVDRIEGRVPRSVTLPARLVVRRSCGEPGVARSPGRSDPVQPPHRPDPAHSPAQPDPTPPPVPPDPTPPPVRPDPAQPPVQPVRRSQS, encoded by the coding sequence ATGGCGAGCATCAAGGACGTCGCCGCCGAGGCCGGGGTCTCCGTGGCCACGGTGTCGCGGGTGCTGAACGACCATCCGTCGGTCAGTGACGACGCGCGTACCCGCGTGCTGGCCGCCGTAGAGGCGCTGGGTTATCGCCCGAACGCCGTCGCCCGTTCGCTGCGCACCGATCAGACCCGCACCCTCGGGCTGGTCATCAGCGACGTGCTCAACCCGTACTTCACCGAGCTGGCCCGTTCCGTCGAGGAAGAGGCCCGCGCGCTCGGGTACAGCGTCATCATCGGCAACGCCGACGAACGGCCGGAGCTCCAGGACCACCACGTGCGGACGCTGCTGGACCGGCGTATCGACGGACTGCTCGTGTCCCCCACCGACGGCGGCTCCCCCGGCATGCTGGACGCCGCGCGCGCCGGGACCCCGATGGTGTTCGTGGACCGGTGGATCCCGGGCCTGGACGTGCCCGTCGTGCGGGCCGACGGACGGGCCGCGATCCGGGATCTCGTCGCCCATCTGCACGGACTCGGGCATCGCAGGCTCGCCATCATCGGGGGGCCTGCTGCTACGACCACCGGTAGCGAGCGCGTCGCCGCCTTCCGGGACGCGCTCGGTGAGTACGGGATTCCGCTCCCCGGCGTCTACATCGGCCAGGGCGACTTCCAGGTCGAGAGCGGGCGGCGGGTGACTGAAGGGTTTCTCGATCTGCCCGAGCCTCCCGAAGTCGTGTTCGCCGCGGACAACCTGATGGCCCTGGGTGCCCTGGACGCCGTACGCGCGCGTGGGCTGCGGGTTCCGGAGGATCTCGCGCTGGCCGCGTTCGACGACATCCGGTGGTTCGTGCACACCGATCCGCCGATCACCGCGATCGCTCAGCCGACGGGTGACCTGGGGCGGGCCGCTGTACGTGCGCTCGTCGACCGGATCGAGGGGCGGGTGCCGCGGTCCGTCACCCTTCCCGCGCGGCTCGTCGTGCGCCGCTCGTGCGGTGAGCCGGGGGTCGCGCGGTCACCCGGCAGATCCGACCCCGTCCAACCCCCTCATCGGCCGGACCCCGCGCACTCCCCCGCGCAACCCGACCCCACCCCACCCCCCGTCCCGCCGGACCCCACCCCACCCCCCGTCCGACCGGACCCCGCGCAACCCCCTGTTCAACCCGTTCGAAGGAGCCAGTCGTGA
- a CDS encoding heavy metal translocating P-type ATPase, producing the protein MTSTTTATPTAETPIAAAPESAAEVELLIGGMTCASCAARVEKKLNRMDGVSATVNYATEKAKVSYPAGIQVADLIATVVKTGYTAAEPAPPEPETEAPEDAPDPELASLRERLTVSALLAVPVVLLSMIPALQFDNWQWLALTLAAPVVVWGGLPFHRAAFTNVRHGAATMDTLVSVGTLAAFGWSLWALFWGDAGMAGMHDEFRLTVSRTDGASTIYLEVAAGVVALILLGRYLEARSKRRAGAALRALMQLGAKDVAVLRDGREVRLPVAELAVGDRFVVRPGEKIATDGTVVEGASAVDASMLTGESVPVDVAPGDRVTGATVNAGGRLVVEASRVGADTQLARMARLVEDAQNGKAEVQRLADRISGIFVPVVLLIAVGTFGVWLAVTGDVAAAFTAAVAVLIIACPCALGLATPTALMVGTGRGAQLGILIKGPEVLESTRRVDTVVLDKTGTITTGRMTLQEVYVADGTDERELLRLAGALEHASEHPVARAVAAGAEERVGPLPSAENFENVPGRGVRGRVEGREVAVGRLFDDLPEELARARSEAESGGRTAVVVGWDGTARGVVAVADAVKETSAEAVRQLRALGLTPVLLTGDNRAVADSVAAAVGIDPGDVIAEVLPEDKVAVVRRLQGEGRSVAMVGDGVNDAAALATADLGLAMGTGTDAAIEASDLTLVRGDLRVAADAIRLSRRTLSTIKGNLVWAFGYNVAALPLAAAGMLNPMIAGAAMAFSSVFVVSNSLRLRTFR; encoded by the coding sequence ATGACCAGCACCACCACAGCGACACCCACCGCAGAGACACCCATAGCCGCGGCCCCCGAGTCCGCCGCCGAGGTCGAGCTGCTCATCGGCGGGATGACCTGCGCCTCCTGCGCGGCCCGCGTCGAGAAGAAGCTCAACCGCATGGACGGCGTCAGCGCCACGGTCAACTACGCGACCGAGAAGGCGAAGGTCAGCTACCCCGCGGGCATCCAGGTCGCCGACCTCATCGCGACCGTGGTGAAGACCGGGTACACCGCCGCGGAACCCGCGCCCCCGGAGCCGGAGACGGAAGCTCCCGAGGACGCCCCGGATCCCGAACTGGCCTCCCTGCGCGAGCGGTTGACCGTCTCCGCCCTCCTCGCCGTGCCCGTCGTACTGCTCTCGATGATCCCGGCCCTCCAGTTCGACAACTGGCAGTGGCTCGCGCTCACCCTCGCCGCGCCCGTCGTCGTCTGGGGCGGACTCCCGTTCCACAGGGCCGCGTTCACCAACGTCCGGCACGGCGCCGCCACCATGGACACCCTCGTCTCGGTCGGCACGCTCGCCGCGTTCGGCTGGTCGCTGTGGGCGCTGTTCTGGGGCGACGCGGGCATGGCCGGCATGCACGACGAGTTCCGCCTCACCGTCTCGCGCACGGACGGCGCCTCGACGATCTACCTCGAAGTGGCCGCAGGAGTCGTCGCGTTGATCCTGCTGGGCCGCTATCTGGAGGCCCGCTCGAAGCGCCGTGCGGGCGCGGCCCTGCGCGCGCTCATGCAACTGGGCGCCAAGGACGTGGCAGTTCTGCGGGACGGTCGTGAAGTGCGGCTGCCCGTGGCCGAGTTGGCGGTCGGCGACCGTTTCGTCGTACGGCCCGGGGAGAAGATCGCGACCGACGGCACCGTCGTCGAGGGCGCCTCGGCGGTCGACGCGTCGATGCTGACCGGCGAGTCGGTGCCGGTGGACGTGGCACCGGGTGACAGGGTCACCGGCGCGACCGTGAACGCCGGCGGGCGACTCGTCGTAGAAGCGAGCCGGGTCGGGGCGGACACTCAACTCGCGCGGATGGCGCGGCTGGTGGAGGACGCGCAGAACGGCAAGGCCGAGGTGCAGCGGCTCGCGGACCGGATCTCCGGGATCTTCGTGCCGGTGGTGCTGTTGATCGCGGTCGGCACGTTCGGGGTGTGGCTCGCGGTCACCGGCGATGTGGCCGCCGCGTTCACCGCGGCCGTCGCCGTGCTGATCATCGCCTGCCCGTGCGCGCTGGGCCTGGCCACCCCGACCGCCCTCATGGTCGGCACCGGCCGCGGCGCCCAGCTCGGCATCCTGATCAAGGGCCCCGAGGTCCTGGAGTCCACCCGCCGTGTCGACACGGTCGTACTCGACAAGACCGGCACGATCACCACCGGCCGCATGACCCTCCAGGAGGTCTACGTCGCCGACGGCACCGACGAGCGGGAGCTGCTGCGGCTCGCGGGCGCCCTGGAGCACGCCTCCGAGCACCCCGTCGCGCGGGCCGTCGCGGCGGGCGCGGAGGAGCGGGTCGGACCGCTGCCGTCCGCCGAGAACTTCGAGAACGTGCCAGGGCGCGGCGTCCGCGGCCGCGTGGAGGGCCGTGAGGTGGCCGTGGGGCGCCTCTTCGACGACCTTCCGGAGGAGTTGGCCCGCGCCAGGTCCGAGGCCGAGAGCGGCGGACGTACGGCCGTGGTGGTCGGCTGGGACGGAACCGCGCGCGGAGTCGTCGCGGTCGCCGACGCGGTCAAGGAGACCAGCGCCGAGGCCGTTCGGCAGCTGCGGGCCCTCGGACTCACCCCCGTGCTGCTGACCGGCGACAACCGCGCGGTGGCCGATTCCGTCGCCGCCGCCGTCGGGATCGACCCCGGGGACGTCATCGCCGAGGTGCTGCCCGAGGACAAGGTCGCTGTCGTACGACGGCTTCAGGGCGAGGGGCGGAGCGTCGCCATGGTCGGGGACGGCGTGAACGACGCCGCCGCGCTCGCCACCGCCGATCTCGGGCTCGCGATGGGCACCGGGACGGACGCGGCGATCGAGGCGAGCGACCTGACGCTGGTGCGCGGGGACCTGCGGGTGGCCGCGGACGCGATCCGGCTGTCCCGGCGGACACTCAGCACCATCAAGGGCAATCTCGTGTGGGCTTTTGGATACAACGTGGCGGCGCTGCCGTTGGCCGCCGCGGGGATGCTGAATCCCATGATCGCGGGGGCCGCGATGGCCTTCTCGTCGGTGTTCGTGGTCTCCAACAGCCTGCGACTTCGGACATTTCGCTGA